The following proteins come from a genomic window of Pelagicoccus albus:
- the sufT gene encoding putative Fe-S cluster assembly protein SufT — protein sequence MQSEDQQPRSLTREVEAVQIPSGEPLHLPALSTVHITQQLGGSYTVMTEFGLARIDGRDADALGQDIAAEQAEAEEAAKASKSESSGESPDEEAIWQQLRNVYDPEIPVNIVDLGLVYSMVVEETENSANKVVVQMTLTAPGCGMGPAIAEDARGKVLLVPGVDEAEVNLVWEPAWDQSMISEEGRMVLGLV from the coding sequence ATGCAATCTGAAGACCAGCAGCCACGAAGCCTCACCAGAGAGGTCGAAGCAGTACAGATCCCTAGCGGTGAGCCTCTACACCTTCCCGCTCTTTCCACGGTTCACATCACTCAACAACTCGGTGGAAGCTACACCGTGATGACAGAATTCGGCTTGGCGCGAATCGACGGTCGCGACGCTGACGCCCTCGGCCAAGACATAGCCGCAGAGCAAGCAGAGGCCGAGGAGGCAGCCAAGGCATCAAAATCCGAATCTTCCGGCGAATCTCCAGACGAGGAGGCGATCTGGCAGCAACTCCGCAACGTTTACGACCCAGAAATACCGGTCAACATCGTAGACCTCGGGCTTGTTTACTCCATGGTGGTCGAGGAAACGGAAAACAGCGCCAACAAGGTCGTCGTCCAAATGACACTCACCGCTCCAGGCTGCGGAATGGGACCAGCCATCGCAGAAGACGCCCGAGGCAAAGTCCTTCTCGTACCCGGTGTAGACGAAGCAGAAGTCAACTTGGTCTGGGAACCTGCCTGGGACCAAAGCATGATCAGCGAAGAGGGCCGCATGGTCCTGGGCTTGGTTTAG
- a CDS encoding ClpP family protease yields the protein MPKNEEKTPDSPVGSLIQKKFLEERKIFLWGQVSDESAKDVTEKLLYLEADAPGKDITFYINTPGGSVTAGLAIYDTIKLISSEVIVVVTGLAASMGSILLSAPKKGNRLLYPHAKVLIHQPLIGGQFQGPAVDIHIFAQDMEKTREELNRILSEASGQPLDKIQTDTDRDFYMSAQEAIDYGLADRIIDEI from the coding sequence ATGCCCAAAAACGAAGAAAAAACTCCAGACTCTCCTGTAGGCTCACTCATCCAGAAGAAATTTTTGGAAGAGCGCAAAATTTTCCTTTGGGGACAGGTTTCCGATGAATCCGCTAAGGACGTCACCGAAAAGCTCCTCTACCTAGAGGCCGATGCTCCAGGAAAAGACATCACCTTTTACATCAACACTCCGGGTGGTTCGGTAACCGCTGGACTCGCCATTTACGACACCATCAAGCTGATCTCCTCCGAGGTTATCGTTGTAGTGACCGGACTCGCGGCATCCATGGGCTCTATCCTACTGTCAGCCCCCAAGAAAGGTAACCGCCTTCTCTACCCGCACGCGAAGGTGTTGATCCACCAGCCACTCATCGGCGGCCAGTTCCAAGGTCCAGCAGTAGATATTCACATCTTCGCCCAAGACATGGAAAAGACTCGCGAGGAGCTCAACCGAATCCTGTCCGAAGCGTCTGGACAACCACTAGACAAGATCCAGACGGATACGGACCGCGACTTCTACATGAGCGCTCAAGAGGCAATCGACTACGGTCTCGCCGATCGAATAATCGACGAAATCTAA
- a CDS encoding N-acetylmuramoyl-L-alanine amidase — MHISFRGGLHIIGCVAASLFLVSCENTNDQDPDPIEAAPLSQATSVEPSDSDATNDLESEIQESSDASETEGEDAQIANGIESQALRFGANIEKVPEKKEWKLSKNERVLTLTEGSRVAYLDGVKVFLDIPFEEIEGAFALSSSDERILLEAVFGGHNRIDTEVSTVVIDPGHGGSQDGTKNETLGIYEKEMTLDVSLRLKTHLEEAGFKVILTRYEDRHVSLDDRPAMANGAKADLFVSVHFNAAINKKASGLETYMLTPAAMPSSSDTEVDGDGKEYAGNQFDLENFDLSFRIQDSLLSRLGREDRGVRKARFRVLKPLNCPGVLAECGFISNEQEGLLVSTAGYRERVAQSLADAIIAYSNARKARSDS, encoded by the coding sequence ATGCATATTTCATTCAGAGGCGGCTTACACATCATCGGATGCGTAGCCGCTTCTTTGTTTCTAGTCAGTTGTGAAAACACGAATGACCAAGATCCCGATCCTATCGAGGCAGCTCCCTTGAGTCAGGCCACAAGCGTCGAACCTTCTGATTCGGACGCTACCAACGACCTGGAATCAGAAATTCAGGAGTCATCCGACGCTAGCGAGACTGAAGGGGAAGATGCTCAAATCGCTAATGGCATCGAGTCTCAGGCTCTTCGTTTCGGGGCTAATATCGAGAAAGTACCTGAAAAAAAGGAGTGGAAGCTTTCGAAAAACGAACGTGTGCTCACGCTGACCGAGGGGAGCCGAGTTGCTTATCTAGACGGAGTGAAGGTGTTCCTCGATATTCCTTTTGAAGAAATTGAAGGGGCATTTGCGTTAAGCTCATCCGACGAACGAATTTTGCTCGAAGCCGTCTTTGGAGGCCATAATCGTATCGATACTGAGGTGTCCACCGTGGTGATTGATCCCGGACATGGGGGTTCTCAAGACGGGACCAAAAACGAGACGCTTGGGATCTATGAAAAGGAGATGACGCTCGATGTGTCGCTCCGCTTGAAGACGCATTTGGAGGAAGCCGGGTTCAAAGTCATTTTAACTCGCTACGAAGATCGTCATGTGAGTTTGGACGATCGCCCTGCCATGGCCAATGGCGCCAAAGCGGATCTTTTTGTAAGCGTTCATTTCAACGCTGCCATAAACAAGAAGGCTAGCGGTTTGGAAACGTATATGCTTACCCCGGCTGCTATGCCTTCCAGTTCGGATACGGAGGTCGATGGAGATGGGAAGGAGTACGCTGGCAATCAGTTTGACCTTGAGAATTTCGATCTCAGTTTTCGTATCCAAGATTCACTGTTGAGCCGACTAGGTCGAGAGGATCGAGGCGTTCGCAAAGCTCGCTTCAGGGTCTTGAAACCGCTCAATTGCCCTGGCGTCCTCGCTGAGTGTGGATTTATATCCAACGAGCAGGAAGGGCTTCTTGTCAGCACGGCGGGGTATCGCGAGCGCGTGGCTCAGTCGCTAGCCGACGCTATCATTGCTTATTCAAACGCCCGCAAAGCGCGAAGTGACAGTTAG
- a CDS encoding NUDIX hydrolase has translation MQEDIFDIVDENDQVVGQATRSRAHAEKLRHRAVHVLIFNDEGEVFLQKRAMSKDSWPGAWDSSCSGHVDQGEDYLTAAHRELDEELGYTATKPLEFLFQLTPCDATGQEFINVYRDTGNGPFRLNHDEIEIGEWKPISKLLEGIGFTPNRYSSALRLILEKLQAMQQLPAS, from the coding sequence ATGCAAGAAGATATTTTCGACATCGTCGATGAAAACGATCAAGTCGTAGGGCAAGCGACCCGCTCACGAGCCCACGCCGAAAAGCTCCGCCACCGCGCGGTCCACGTACTTATTTTTAACGATGAGGGAGAAGTTTTCCTTCAAAAACGTGCCATGTCGAAAGACAGCTGGCCAGGGGCATGGGACTCTTCTTGCTCTGGACATGTCGACCAAGGCGAAGACTACCTTACGGCAGCACACCGCGAACTGGACGAAGAGCTCGGCTACACGGCTACCAAGCCACTGGAGTTTCTCTTTCAGCTGACCCCTTGCGACGCCACGGGTCAGGAATTTATCAACGTCTATCGCGATACCGGAAATGGACCATTCCGACTCAATCACGACGAGATCGAGATCGGCGAATGGAAACCGATCAGCAAACTCCTCGAAGGGATCGGGTTTACTCCGAATAGGTATTCGAGCGCTCTGCGTTTGATTTTGGAAAAGCTGCAGGCTATGCAGCAGTTGCCTGCCTCCTGA
- a CDS encoding iron-sulfur cluster assembly accessory protein translates to MSDQTTVQLPEGVRKGDDRLVKVTASAISKIAKLAEKEGDKALLRVGISGGGCNGLSYKMRFVENARKGDIFLDFSPAHLVVDSKSALYLKGTVLDYSDALISGGFKFSNPNATSSCSCGESFSV, encoded by the coding sequence GTGTCAGACCAAACAACAGTCCAGTTACCGGAAGGTGTGCGAAAAGGTGACGATCGTCTCGTCAAGGTGACCGCATCCGCTATATCCAAGATTGCCAAGTTGGCGGAAAAAGAAGGCGACAAAGCATTGTTACGGGTAGGCATCTCTGGCGGAGGCTGTAATGGGTTGTCGTACAAGATGCGATTTGTGGAGAATGCCCGCAAAGGCGATATCTTCCTCGATTTCTCTCCGGCGCATCTGGTCGTCGACAGCAAAAGCGCGCTTTATCTGAAAGGCACCGTCCTCGACTACTCAGATGCTTTGATTTCGGGAGGTTTCAAGTTCTCCAACCCTAATGCGACTTCCAGCTGCTCCTGCGGGGAGAGTTTCTCTGTTTGA
- the pdxA gene encoding 4-hydroxythreonine-4-phosphate dehydrogenase PdxA gives MRRVAICCGDPSGLGPELIERCLSENDYGDAQFVVFGSKQWVDHVVAQGNGRVEGVALSERVFHPGKPEPDGAKLAMAAMEAAAESCVSGRCDSVVTGPISKALCAKVGYQFPGQTEFFAARWGGEPTMAFVGERLKVCLSTWHIPLKTVAESLDEETFKHSVCSAAELGRRLGITNPKILVCGLNPHAGEGGLLGSEEIDSLNPWLAELRPNLEAVVEDCVPGDTAFARAMKGEADVVVALYHDQGLAPFKAVDFDSGVNVTLGLKYLRVSPDHGTGFEIAGKGIASSGSTHHAIRLACSMK, from the coding sequence ATGAGAAGAGTAGCCATATGCTGCGGAGATCCTTCCGGCTTGGGTCCGGAATTGATCGAACGTTGTTTGAGCGAGAACGATTACGGAGACGCGCAATTTGTTGTGTTCGGCAGCAAGCAATGGGTAGACCATGTAGTGGCTCAAGGGAACGGCCGTGTGGAAGGCGTGGCCCTGAGTGAGCGAGTGTTTCATCCTGGCAAGCCCGAACCTGACGGGGCCAAGCTTGCCATGGCAGCCATGGAGGCAGCGGCCGAATCTTGCGTATCGGGCCGTTGCGACTCGGTTGTCACGGGACCCATTTCCAAGGCCTTGTGCGCGAAAGTCGGATACCAGTTTCCCGGGCAAACCGAATTCTTTGCTGCTCGCTGGGGAGGTGAACCGACCATGGCATTTGTAGGAGAGCGTCTGAAGGTTTGCCTGAGCACTTGGCATATTCCCCTTAAAACTGTGGCGGAGAGCCTAGATGAAGAGACTTTCAAGCATAGCGTTTGCTCAGCTGCGGAACTGGGTCGCCGGCTCGGCATTACGAATCCAAAAATCCTTGTCTGCGGACTGAATCCGCATGCGGGCGAGGGCGGTTTGCTAGGTTCGGAGGAAATCGATTCGCTAAATCCATGGTTGGCCGAATTACGCCCAAATTTGGAAGCCGTCGTGGAAGATTGTGTGCCCGGAGATACCGCCTTTGCACGGGCGATGAAGGGTGAGGCGGATGTGGTGGTGGCCCTGTACCATGACCAGGGTTTAGCTCCTTTTAAGGCCGTCGATTTCGATAGTGGCGTGAACGTAACCCTTGGCTTGAAGTATCTTAGAGTGAGCCCAGATCACGGGACTGGCTTCGAAATAGCGGGTAAGGGCATCGCTAGCTCGGGAAGTACCCACCATGCGATTAGACTCGCCTGCAGCATGAAATAA
- the ovoA gene encoding 5-histidylcysteine sulfoxide synthase — protein MTTNSATTEIKTPYTVNLSTGDPEAKREEIRRYFHETYDAYEALFEPFLDKVAYTTRADALRHPLIFYYGHTATFFMNKLVLAKLVDRINPGFESIFAIGVDEMSWDDLNEAHYAWPDPDEVREYRAQVRECIDQLISKLPIKLPIGWESPFWPIMMGIEHERIHLETSSVLIRQLPTSLLDGEHPAWQPSDSDTTPQTNEIIAVPGKSVALGKSLEDAYYGWDNEYGTYSKEITDFGASKYLVSNDEFLAFVQDGGYSNRDFWTEEGWNWVSYEKATCPRFWLPQPDGSYKFRTMLKEIDMPWSWPVETNYLEAKAFCNWKAAKTGQPVRLPTEEEWYRLLDYTEVPDAPAWKKAPGNLNLEGPASSVPVDTHPFKHGFYDVVGNVWQHTETPIRGYDGFEIHPLYDDFSTPTFDTKHNMIKGGSWISTGNELMRDSRYAFRRHFYQHAGFRYVISDAPVEIPDDSWETDPEVIPYCEFNYGKEYFDVDNYPEKLAQICLDIASDRKREKALVLGCKTGRAAFELAAGYKNVTGIDFSARMIRIGVQLKEKGYTQYTLPEEGEISSFHQVKLQNLGLDGTRDRVEFMQGDLSNLKEIYQGYDLILLDTLLERSYDPQKFLESASKRLNEGGLLVIASTYDWQEKVTSRDHWLGGIKVNGENVTGKDRIEELLSKEFKKLGTSRDLEYVLRRTARTFDHNIADLTVWEKR, from the coding sequence ATGACTACCAACTCGGCGACCACGGAAATCAAGACCCCCTACACCGTAAACCTCTCAACAGGAGACCCCGAAGCCAAACGCGAAGAGATTCGCCGCTATTTCCACGAAACCTATGATGCCTACGAGGCCCTCTTTGAACCGTTTTTGGACAAAGTAGCCTACACGACGAGAGCCGACGCCCTTAGGCATCCACTGATCTTTTACTACGGACACACCGCCACCTTCTTCATGAACAAGCTGGTGCTTGCAAAACTAGTGGATCGCATCAACCCCGGCTTCGAATCCATTTTCGCCATCGGCGTGGACGAAATGTCGTGGGACGATTTGAATGAAGCTCACTACGCCTGGCCAGATCCTGACGAAGTCCGCGAATACAGAGCTCAGGTCCGTGAATGTATCGATCAGCTAATCAGCAAACTGCCGATAAAGCTGCCGATCGGATGGGAGAGCCCCTTCTGGCCGATCATGATGGGTATCGAGCACGAACGTATCCACCTCGAGACAAGCTCTGTACTGATTCGTCAACTACCAACGAGCCTTCTCGATGGCGAACATCCAGCATGGCAACCTAGCGATTCGGATACGACACCCCAAACAAACGAAATCATTGCTGTGCCAGGAAAAAGCGTCGCACTCGGCAAATCACTCGAGGATGCCTATTACGGATGGGACAACGAGTACGGAACTTACTCGAAGGAAATAACAGACTTTGGAGCCAGCAAGTATTTGGTATCCAATGACGAGTTCTTAGCTTTCGTTCAGGATGGTGGTTACTCGAATCGGGATTTCTGGACCGAAGAAGGCTGGAACTGGGTAAGCTACGAAAAGGCAACCTGTCCTCGCTTCTGGCTGCCTCAACCCGATGGTAGCTACAAATTTCGAACCATGTTGAAAGAGATCGACATGCCTTGGTCTTGGCCGGTCGAAACCAACTATCTAGAAGCAAAGGCCTTCTGTAACTGGAAGGCTGCCAAAACCGGCCAGCCTGTACGCCTGCCGACAGAGGAAGAATGGTATCGACTGCTCGACTACACCGAAGTCCCCGATGCCCCCGCTTGGAAGAAAGCTCCGGGCAACCTAAACTTAGAAGGCCCCGCCTCATCAGTACCGGTCGATACCCATCCATTTAAACATGGCTTCTACGACGTGGTCGGCAACGTTTGGCAGCACACTGAAACACCGATCCGCGGATACGACGGATTCGAAATCCATCCTCTTTACGACGACTTTTCGACCCCGACTTTCGACACGAAGCATAACATGATCAAGGGCGGATCTTGGATTTCCACAGGAAACGAGTTGATGCGTGACTCTCGCTACGCCTTCAGGAGACACTTCTACCAGCACGCAGGCTTCCGCTACGTCATTAGCGACGCCCCAGTCGAGATACCAGACGACTCATGGGAAACGGATCCAGAAGTAATTCCGTACTGTGAATTTAACTACGGCAAAGAATACTTCGACGTAGACAACTATCCCGAAAAGTTGGCCCAAATCTGCCTAGACATCGCTTCTGACCGCAAACGCGAGAAAGCCCTCGTTCTGGGATGCAAAACCGGACGAGCCGCTTTCGAACTCGCTGCCGGCTACAAGAACGTGACAGGCATCGACTTCAGCGCTCGGATGATTCGCATTGGGGTTCAGCTCAAAGAAAAAGGCTACACGCAGTACACTTTGCCCGAAGAGGGAGAGATATCATCCTTCCATCAAGTTAAGCTGCAAAACCTAGGGCTGGATGGAACGCGAGACCGGGTTGAGTTCATGCAAGGCGACCTTTCGAACCTTAAGGAAATTTACCAGGGATACGATCTGATCCTCTTGGATACGCTTCTGGAACGAAGTTACGATCCTCAGAAATTCCTCGAATCAGCTAGCAAACGCCTCAACGAGGGCGGCCTACTAGTCATCGCTTCGACTTATGACTGGCAAGAAAAAGTAACAAGTCGCGATCATTGGCTCGGAGGGATTAAGGTGAACGGAGAAAACGTCACCGGGAAGGACCGCATCGAAGAATTGCTGAGCAAAGAATTTAAAAAATTGGGCACGTCTCGAGATCTCGAATACGTTCTGCGAAGGACCGCTCGCACTTTCGACCATAACATTGCCGACCTCACTGTTTGGGAAAAGCGCTAG
- the infC gene encoding translation initiation factor IF-3: MPKPRGRRRPPRKLDPFAQIRRNHRIRVPKIRVVGPDGKQYGVMDTKEALEVAQGAGLDLVEVAAQARPPVCRIMDFGKYVYEQQKKSKDNKSTSSKVKEVKFRPRVEQHDYETKLRRAELFLSKGNKLKLTLSFRGREMSHTEIGFETMRRAIADLETMGHADNQPRLIGRNINVMVSPLPANKRKPKFLREDDDHDEIEASEHHDEDHGDEGEDTDAEGSK; encoded by the coding sequence ATGCCAAAACCAAGAGGTAGACGTAGACCACCACGTAAATTAGACCCATTCGCCCAAATTCGGCGAAATCACCGCATCCGCGTACCGAAGATTCGAGTCGTAGGACCGGACGGCAAGCAGTATGGCGTGATGGATACCAAGGAGGCTTTGGAAGTAGCTCAAGGAGCAGGCCTCGATCTCGTGGAAGTAGCGGCCCAAGCGCGTCCACCGGTTTGCCGTATCATGGACTTCGGCAAGTATGTCTATGAGCAGCAAAAGAAGTCCAAGGATAACAAGTCGACTTCCAGCAAAGTCAAAGAGGTCAAGTTCCGCCCTCGTGTGGAGCAGCACGACTATGAGACGAAGCTGCGCAGAGCTGAGCTGTTCCTCTCAAAGGGCAACAAACTGAAGCTAACGCTTTCTTTTCGCGGTCGCGAAATGTCCCACACCGAAATCGGTTTCGAAACGATGCGTCGCGCGATCGCAGATCTCGAAACAATGGGACACGCTGACAACCAGCCACGTTTGATAGGCAGAAACATAAATGTAATGGTTTCGCCACTACCTGCCAACAAACGTAAGCCCAAGTTCTTGCGCGAGGACGACGATCACGACGAAATCGAAGCCTCCGAGCACCATGATGAAGATCATGGCGATGAGGGAGAGGACACCGATGCCGAAGGTAGCAAGTAG